In Anaerolineales bacterium, a genomic segment contains:
- a CDS encoding phosphoglycerate mutase family protein gives MRTLYIRRHSSRSAPDPHLNQAGVSLARRVGEGMGTYARVITSMLPRAYETALAMGYAVDAQHPAEELHTMPGAIFNQIAPPYTIANHAVVVNSHPPAAAFATKVVALWREIAQTIPNGAAALIILHGSIIEFGAIACFPDADYSAWGDGFSYCEGISLHLEGDTFTTIEMLRVR, from the coding sequence ATGCGTACACTTTATATTCGCCGCCACAGTAGCCGATCTGCCCCTGACCCGCACCTGAACCAAGCGGGGGTGAGCCTTGCCCGCCGCGTGGGAGAGGGCATGGGGACGTATGCCCGTGTGATCACCAGTATGCTCCCCCGCGCCTACGAAACAGCGCTGGCGATGGGCTATGCTGTAGACGCTCAACATCCGGCGGAGGAACTGCACACGATGCCGGGGGCGATCTTCAACCAGATTGCGCCACCTTATACCATTGCCAATCATGCAGTGGTGGTGAATAGCCATCCTCCGGCAGCAGCGTTCGCCACAAAGGTCGTCGCCCTTTGGCGAGAGATTGCCCAGACCATTCCCAATGGCGCTGCGGCGCTGATCATTCTGCACGGCTCAATCATTGAATTCGGGGCAATCGCCTGTTTTCCCGACGCCGATTACAGCGCGTGGGGGGATGGCTTTTCCTATTGCGAGGGAATCTCTCTCCACCTTGAGGGGGATACATTCACAACCATCGAGATGCTGCGGGTGAGGTAA
- the deoC gene encoding deoxyribose-phosphate aldolase translates to MITKTTTPKERLALDHTARNPGMPLDLGWVNEVRINKSAVERRAATLITRRTVKKDWQAAWLLRAITLIDLTTLAGDDTPGNVQRLCAKARQPVRAELLTALGAGGLGIKVGAVCVYHNLVSTAVDALRGSGIPVAAVSTGFPAAQTPLRLKVEEIKESVAAGAAEIDVVISRAPVLRGEWSALYDEVAAFRQACGEAHLKVILAVGELGTLRHIGQASLVAMMAGADVIKTSTGKEAVNALLTNGLVMVRAIRDYHERTGYKIGFKPAGGIRAAKGALDWLILMKEELGNAWTHPILFRLGASALLTDIERQLSHHLTGHYAADRYQPMP, encoded by the coding sequence ATGATCACGAAAACTACCACGCCAAAGGAACGCCTTGCCCTTGATCACACGGCGCGAAATCCGGGGATGCCGCTTGACCTCGGTTGGGTCAACGAGGTGCGCATCAACAAAAGCGCCGTCGAACGCCGCGCCGCCACGCTGATCACACGGCGGACAGTGAAGAAAGACTGGCAAGCGGCATGGCTGCTGCGGGCGATCACTCTCATTGACCTGACGACTTTAGCGGGCGACGACACGCCGGGGAACGTCCAGCGCTTATGTGCGAAGGCGCGGCAGCCCGTTCGGGCGGAACTGTTGACAGCGCTAGGGGCAGGGGGGTTGGGAATCAAGGTCGGCGCGGTGTGCGTCTACCATAACCTTGTCAGCACAGCGGTGGATGCCTTGCGTGGGTCGGGGATTCCCGTCGCCGCCGTCTCGACGGGCTTTCCGGCGGCGCAAACGCCGCTCCGCCTCAAGGTTGAGGAAATCAAGGAATCGGTGGCGGCAGGGGCAGCCGAAATTGATGTGGTGATCTCCCGTGCGCCCGTCTTGCGCGGGGAGTGGAGCGCTCTCTATGATGAGGTGGCAGCCTTCCGCCAAGCCTGTGGCGAAGCACATTTAAAAGTGATCCTCGCCGTTGGGGAGCTTGGCACGCTGCGCCATATTGGGCAGGCAAGCCTTGTAGCGATGATGGCGGGCGCTGATGTGATCAAGACGAGTACCGGCAAAGAGGCGGTCAACGCCCTGCTGACGAATGGCTTGGTCATGGTGCGGGCAATCCGTGATTACCACGAACGGACGGGGTACAAAATCGGTTTCAAGCCAGCGGGTGGGATTCGCGCCGCAAAAGGGGCGCTCGATTGGCTGATCTTGATGAAAGAAGAATTGGGCAATGCTTGGACACACCCAATATTGTTTCGCTTGGGGGCAAGCGCCTTGCTGACCGATATTGAGCGGCAGCTTTCCCATCACCTCACCGGGCATTACGCCGCAGATCGCTACCAACCCATGCCCTGA
- a CDS encoding aspartate kinase yields the protein MALLVMKFGGSLTADARKLARVAGVIAAEALAWDQIVVVVSAMGGVTDAFRRAVESAEAGHSGGSGYRRIVALIREKHITLLDTLIADLGVRQRLITLLDHHLYEVLSLCDRIARERGATARDRDRVMAVGEQVMAAILTALVRVEGLTAVTVDAESVIITDEVYQNANPLIDLIEERAEAILRPLLEAKITPILPGFVGATRRGVITTLGRGGSDYTATLLAAALRADEVWLWTHVDGIMSTDPAIVPGARVIPLLSYGEVEELAYFGTRLLHPDAIEPLAPRGIPLRVRNPDNLDHAGTLIQAEAQDTGVALKAVTAVDGLAMTLNGQPLDLAAFLVQIHHTVGQAARGPVIVLHSHHHTTLTFVVPTSEGPDAAGRVAATLRGALPKWEIAVVKVIAAFGSGTVGSAPISVPVLSAARGMGGRRLFAVEPIHMKDAVRQLHKLTESSTIPMLRQIFPEIKR from the coding sequence ATGGCGCTCTTGGTGATGAAATTCGGCGGGTCGCTGACGGCAGACGCCCGCAAACTCGCTCGTGTTGCCGGCGTGATTGCTGCCGAGGCGCTGGCGTGGGATCAGATCGTCGTCGTCGTCTCGGCAATGGGCGGGGTGACCGACGCTTTCCGGCGGGCGGTGGAGAGCGCCGAAGCCGGACACAGCGGCGGCAGCGGCTACCGCCGCATTGTCGCCCTGATCCGGGAAAAGCACATCACCCTACTTGACACGCTGATTGCCGATTTAGGCGTTCGCCAACGTCTGATCACCCTCTTGGATCATCACCTTTACGAAGTGCTGTCCCTCTGTGATCGGATTGCCCGCGAACGAGGGGCGACAGCGCGGGATCGGGATAGGGTGATGGCAGTAGGGGAACAAGTGATGGCGGCGATCCTCACCGCTCTTGTTCGGGTGGAGGGCTTGACCGCCGTCACAGTGGATGCCGAGTCGGTTATTATCACCGATGAGGTGTACCAAAACGCCAACCCGCTGATCGATTTGATCGAAGAACGCGCCGAAGCGATCCTCCGCCCCCTTTTGGAGGCGAAAATCACGCCGATCTTGCCGGGCTTCGTCGGGGCGACGCGACGAGGGGTGATCACCACGCTAGGGCGCGGCGGGAGTGATTACACGGCGACTCTCTTGGCGGCGGCGCTGCGGGCAGATGAGGTCTGGCTGTGGACGCATGTCGATGGCATTATGTCTACTGATCCCGCTATTGTGCCGGGGGCGCGGGTGATTCCCTTGCTTTCCTATGGCGAGGTTGAAGAACTCGCTTATTTTGGGACGCGCCTGCTGCATCCCGATGCCATTGAACCGCTCGCCCCGCGTGGGATTCCGCTGCGCGTTCGCAACCCCGATAATCTTGACCACGCCGGCACGCTGATTCAAGCCGAGGCACAGGATACAGGTGTGGCGCTGAAAGCAGTGACTGCCGTTGACGGGCTGGCGATGACACTCAATGGGCAGCCGCTTGATCTCGCCGCCTTCCTTGTGCAAATTCACCATACAGTTGGGCAAGCCGCACGCGGACCGGTGATCGTTTTGCATAGCCATCACCATACCACGCTCACCTTCGTCGTCCCCACCAGCGAGGGTCCTGATGCAGCGGGGCGAGTGGCGGCGACGCTGCGAGGGGCGCTCCCCAAATGGGAGATCGCCGTTGTCAAGGTGATTGCCGCCTTTGGGTCGGGGACGGTGGGCAGTGCGCCGATCAGCGTCCCCGTCCTCTCGGCAGCGCGGGGGATGGGTGGACGGCGTTTGTTTGCCGTTGAACCCATCCACATGAAAGACGCTGTGCGCCAGCTTCACAAGCTGACCGAATCAAGTACGATCCCCATGCTGCGGCAGATTTTCCCAGAGATCAAGCGTTAG
- a CDS encoding cysteine synthase family protein: MPINAPAAVGGIEALIGNTPVISLRRITAHLPENVQLYAKAEWTNPGGSVKDRAALNIIRTAEREGKLRPGMTLVDSTSGNTGIAYAMLGASRGIKVKLFVPGNASPERLAILRAYGVELVLTDPLEGSDGAIRAVRELVAREPDSYFYADQYNNPANWGAHYATTGVEIWEQTGGTVTHFVAGLGTTGTLMGTGRRLKDYNPAVQIVSLQPDSPFNGLEGLKHIATAITPGIYDPNLADRDIGISTEATYGMVLRLAREEGLLVGISAATAVVGSLIVAEEAAARGESATIVTLFPDNASKYLSHAPYNTLL, encoded by the coding sequence ATGCCTATAAACGCCCCCGCCGCCGTTGGGGGGATTGAAGCTCTGATTGGCAACACCCCCGTGATCAGCCTTCGGCGGATCACGGCGCACCTACCGGAAAACGTCCAGCTTTACGCCAAGGCAGAATGGACAAACCCGGGCGGCAGCGTGAAAGACCGCGCCGCGCTGAACATCATCCGCACGGCGGAACGGGAAGGGAAACTTCGCCCCGGCATGACCCTGGTGGACAGCACAAGTGGGAATACGGGCATCGCTTATGCCATGTTGGGCGCCTCGCGGGGGATCAAGGTGAAGCTCTTTGTCCCCGGCAACGCCAGCCCAGAACGGCTTGCCATCCTCCGCGCTTACGGGGTTGAACTCGTCCTGACCGACCCGTTGGAAGGATCGGACGGGGCGATCCGCGCCGTGCGTGAACTCGTCGCCCGCGAACCTGATTCCTACTTCTATGCCGACCAGTACAATAATCCAGCAAATTGGGGCGCTCATTACGCCACGACGGGGGTCGAAATCTGGGAACAGACGGGCGGGACGGTGACGCACTTCGTCGCCGGATTGGGAACGACAGGAACGCTCATGGGGACCGGGCGACGGTTGAAGGATTACAACCCGGCGGTGCAGATTGTCTCTTTGCAACCGGATTCGCCCTTCAACGGGTTGGAGGGCTTGAAACATATCGCCACTGCCATCACGCCCGGCATTTACGACCCAAATTTGGCAGATCGGGATATTGGGATCAGCACGGAAGCCACCTATGGGATGGTTTTGCGTCTTGCCCGTGAGGAAGGGCTGTTGGTGGGGATTAGCGCGGCGACGGCTGTTGTTGGCTCGCTGATCGTTGCTGAGGAAGCCGCCGCACGGGGCGAGAGCGCGACGATTGTGACGCTCTTTCCTGATAACGCCTCCAAGTATCTGAGCCACGCACCGTATAACACCTTGCTCTAG
- a CDS encoding glycosyltransferase family 9 protein — translation MFCLVSTTTIFMYQRIVILKPCCIGDVIFATPLLLALRRAYPTAVIDWAGGGSARAALSGHPALETIHDTGGRANPASRPLSLLRAVLTVRRGAYDLAVTPDRSRLLGLIPLLAGIPVRAGLDSGGRGFAHTIRAPIDPAVIRHEADIYLDVGRALGIHVEGVYAECPPPPEAHARAEAIMTEHHLQIGRFVIVHPGGGVNAGMTMTIKRYPPLHMAALADRLSRVLGDIPVVSIGAASDREALAVFRAAAQAPLIDLAEQLTLREIGALAVRAALYVGNDNGVGHLAAASGGKVLMIFGPSDPRRYAPFVPPDRARVAWRTMTLPTGGVGGAPPDFRWERDGVTVDEAFQAALPLLV, via the coding sequence ATGTTTTGCCTTGTGTCAACGACAACCATTTTTATGTACCAGCGCATTGTGATCCTTAAACCGTGCTGTATTGGTGATGTGATCTTCGCCACACCGCTGCTTTTGGCACTGCGCCGCGCCTACCCCACCGCCGTGATCGATTGGGCGGGTGGGGGCAGCGCCCGCGCCGCGCTGAGCGGACACCCCGCCTTAGAAACGATCCACGATACGGGTGGGCGGGCGAATCCGGCAAGCCGCCCCCTCTCGCTGCTGCGTGCCGTTCTCACCGTTCGTCGGGGCGCTTACGATCTCGCCGTGACGCCGGATCGCTCCCGCCTGTTGGGGCTGATTCCCCTTCTGGCAGGGATACCCGTCCGCGCAGGATTGGATAGCGGGGGGCGTGGCTTTGCCCACACGATTCGTGCGCCGATTGACCCCGCTGTGATTCGCCACGAGGCAGACATTTACCTTGATGTCGGGCGGGCGTTAGGCATTCATGTGGAGGGTGTCTATGCCGAATGTCCACCGCCCCCAGAGGCGCACGCCCGCGCTGAGGCAATCATGACGGAGCATCACCTTCAGATAGGACGGTTTGTGATTGTCCATCCGGGCGGTGGTGTGAACGCTGGCATGACCATGACGATCAAGCGCTACCCACCGCTGCACATGGCGGCACTGGCAGATCGGCTCAGCCGCGTCTTGGGCGATATTCCCGTAGTGAGCATTGGCGCGGCAAGTGACCGCGAGGCGCTGGCGGTGTTTCGGGCAGCAGCCCAAGCCCCGCTAATTGATCTTGCCGAGCAACTGACTCTGCGGGAGATCGGCGCATTGGCGGTGCGGGCGGCGCTTTACGTTGGGAATGACAACGGTGTTGGGCATTTGGCAGCAGCATCGGGGGGAAAGGTCTTGATGATTTTTGGACCCTCCGACCCGCGCCGTTATGCCCCCTTTGTGCCGCCGGATCGGGCGCGGGTGGCATGGCGAACGATGACTCTTCCCACTGGTGGGGTGGGCGGCGCCCCGCCCGATTTCCGTTGGGAGCGCGACGGAGTGACCGTTGATGAGGCGTTTCAGGCGGCGCTGCCGTTGTTGGTCTAA
- a CDS encoding DinB family protein, translating to MNRDDIYLLYDYNDWADRRILTMCAKISHEQYTAPTTIGTGYGSLRATLVHIVSAMQLWRMLFTDPPNVYRSEEDHTALELTEAEFPTLSVLEKRWQEERDTLRAYLNTLDDGKVKGVLRYTLPNGIVRERVLWHCLVHLVNHGTQHRSEAAVLLTGYGQSPGDIDMTVFLNEHFNLPS from the coding sequence ATGAACCGAGACGACATTTATCTTCTCTACGATTACAACGATTGGGCAGATCGCCGTATTTTGACAATGTGCGCCAAAATCAGCCATGAGCAGTACACCGCCCCCACCACCATCGGGACGGGCTACGGCAGTCTACGGGCGACCCTCGTCCATATTGTCTCGGCGATGCAGCTTTGGCGAATGCTGTTCACCGACCCGCCAAATGTCTATCGCTCCGAAGAAGATCACACCGCGCTAGAGCTTACCGAAGCCGAATTTCCGACGCTCAGCGTTTTAGAGAAACGCTGGCAAGAAGAACGGGATACCCTACGCGCTTACCTCAACACCTTGGATGATGGGAAGGTGAAGGGCGTTCTGCGCTACACACTCCCCAATGGGATCGTCCGTGAGCGCGTGTTGTGGCACTGCCTTGTTCACCTCGTCAATCATGGCACGCAGCACCGGAGCGAGGCGGCGGTTTTACTCACCGGATACGGACAATCTCCCGGCGATATTGATATGACTGTGTTCCTCAATGAGCATTTCAACCTGCCGTCGTAG
- a CDS encoding acyl-CoA dehydrogenase family protein translates to MTISFDLPERFLVQRAMLHAIAEQTMRPYSRQLDEAEHERPTAFITMMWGVLKEQQARASAKSASIGDASPSERTKTGTACLKMVVISEQLAWGDLGQYMTMPSPFLAGAVIEVAGSPEQKRRFLTRFAEGEPKWGAMAMTEPAAGSDTSAIETTAVLDPTTNEWVLNGWKIFCTNGTLALEESDGILVVWATVDKSAGRAGMKPFVVEAKTPGVKIAKAEIKHGIRASDTAAIVLENVRIPYDNLLGDPAIQERSGTAGFKEAMATFDASRPIVGAVAVGVGRAALEFLKEKLAQEGITLDYNKPNHLMTTVERDVLEMEAQLKAAWLLTLRSAALFDRGEPNNLEASMAKVKAGKAVTIVTQKAVELLGTMGYSREWLVEKWMRDGKINDIYEGTGQINTLIVARRILGYTSKELA, encoded by the coding sequence ATGACCATCTCCTTTGATCTCCCTGAGCGATTTCTAGTCCAACGTGCCATGCTGCACGCCATTGCCGAGCAGACGATGCGCCCCTATTCCCGCCAGCTTGATGAAGCCGAACACGAACGCCCCACCGCCTTTATCACGATGATGTGGGGTGTTCTGAAAGAACAACAAGCGCGGGCAAGTGCGAAAAGCGCCAGCATAGGGGATGCCTCTCCCTCTGAGCGTACCAAGACGGGGACGGCGTGCCTGAAAATGGTTGTTATCTCTGAACAACTTGCTTGGGGCGATTTGGGACAGTACATGACGATGCCTTCGCCCTTCCTTGCCGGCGCAGTGATCGAGGTGGCGGGCAGCCCTGAGCAGAAGCGCCGTTTTCTGACGCGCTTTGCCGAGGGGGAGCCGAAATGGGGGGCGATGGCAATGACCGAACCCGCCGCTGGATCAGATACCTCTGCCATTGAGACAACCGCCGTCCTTGACCCAACAACAAACGAATGGGTCTTGAACGGCTGGAAAATCTTCTGTACGAATGGGACACTCGCCCTTGAGGAATCGGACGGTATCCTCGTGGTGTGGGCGACGGTGGACAAAAGCGCTGGACGGGCGGGGATGAAACCCTTCGTCGTGGAGGCGAAAACCCCCGGTGTGAAGATTGCCAAAGCGGAAATCAAGCATGGCATTCGCGCCAGCGACACGGCGGCAATCGTCCTTGAGAACGTCCGCATCCCCTATGACAACCTGCTTGGCGATCCAGCTATCCAAGAGCGCAGCGGGACGGCGGGCTTCAAGGAGGCGATGGCAACGTTTGACGCCTCCCGCCCAATTGTGGGAGCGGTGGCAGTAGGCGTGGGGCGGGCAGCATTGGAGTTCCTAAAAGAAAAACTTGCCCAAGAGGGAATCACCCTCGATTACAACAAGCCCAACCACCTGATGACAACGGTAGAACGCGATGTCTTAGAGATGGAGGCGCAGTTAAAGGCGGCGTGGCTGCTCACCCTGCGTTCGGCAGCCCTGTTTGATCGCGGTGAGCCAAACAACCTAGAAGCGTCTATGGCGAAGGTGAAAGCGGGCAAGGCAGTGACCATCGTCACCCAAAAGGCGGTGGAACTCTTGGGGACAATGGGCTACAGCCGCGAATGGCTGGTTGAAAAGTGGATGCGCGATGGCAAGATCAACGACATTTACGAGGGGACGGGGCAGATCAATACGTTGATCGTCGCCCGCCGCATTTTGGGCTACACCTCCAAAGAATTGGCGTAA